A window of Candidatus Neomarinimicrobiota bacterium genomic DNA:
TGAACAGAGGATATGATTATGAAAAATTCATTAACGGTATTTCTCATTGTAATTCTTTTGATAGGCAATCCACTTATGGCTGCACAGTCGAAAGTGGCAACGACAGCAGCACAGTTTCTGGGAATTGGACAGGGTGCCAGAGCCCTGGCAACAGGCGGTGCTTTCAGTGCTGTGGCTGATGACCCTTCAGCCCTCTACTGGAATGTAGCCGGTGCAGCAAATCTGGAAAAAAACGGACTCCTGTTCAGTCATACAAACTGGTTTGCCGATATATCGTATCAATACTTTGCCTTTACTTATAAACTTGGATATTCCGGCACATTCGGTCTGAGTTCAACCTACCTGAATTACGGATCCATGGAACGGACAACTATTGAAAATCAGGAAGGCGACGGGACAAAATTTGAATCCTATGATTTTGTGGTTAACCTTCACTATGCCATGCAGATGAGTGATAAATTTTCTATCGGTGGAACGGTTAAATACATTGCCCAAAAAATCGATATCCAACAGGCTTCGGGAGTCGCCTTTGATCTGGGAACCCTGTATAAACTGGATTTTAAGGAAACACAAATCGGCATGAGTTTTTCCAATTTCGGCACCAAAATGCAGATGGATGGAAAAGGCCTCTATGTTAATCACGACATCGACGACAGCTATGACTCCAACCCGGAAGTCAATGCGGTTCTTTTAACGGATAAATACAATCTGCCTGTCTTTTTCAGGGCCGGTGTATCTATGACCGTTCTGGATAAAGATCCTTTTAAAGTCCGGATTGCAGCCGATGCTCTCTATCCAAATGACAATACCCCCAGCCTGAATTTGGGAGCCGAGTTCTCTTTCCTGGAAAGATTTTATGTCCGGGGCGGCTATAAAGATCTGGCACAAAAGGATAATGAAAGCGGACTTACATTTGGCGGTGGGGTTCGCCTTTTCTACGGAACCCAGGGTGAAGTTCTTATCGATTATGCATATCAGAGCATGAAATATCTTTCACCACCACAGTATTTTTCCGTGATTTTATATTTCTGACACAGGAAATGACAATTGCAGACAGGGTGAACGGGTACTCACCCTGTTTCATGTTATCGTTATGATTAAAAGAATTTATATCACATGCTTCAGCGTTATCATATTTCTCGGGTGCCAATCACAAAAAAACCCGAAAGAAGAGGTTTTTGCCCGCATTAATGGCGAAGTCATCACGGTTGAGGAATTTGTTTATACCTTCACACCTCAAATCTGGTTTATGAAAAATCCCTTAGAAAAGGATGTGTTGAATTATCATGCCGGCAGGATGATCCGTAACGTCCTTTTTGCCCAACATCAGGAAGAATTGGGAATTCATGATCCGCTG
This region includes:
- a CDS encoding PorV/PorQ family protein, encoding MKNSLTVFLIVILLIGNPLMAAQSKVATTAAQFLGIGQGARALATGGAFSAVADDPSALYWNVAGAANLEKNGLLFSHTNWFADISYQYFAFTYKLGYSGTFGLSSTYLNYGSMERTTIENQEGDGTKFESYDFVVNLHYAMQMSDKFSIGGTVKYIAQKIDIQQASGVAFDLGTLYKLDFKETQIGMSFSNFGTKMQMDGKGLYVNHDIDDSYDSNPEVNAVLLTDKYNLPVFFRAGVSMTVLDKDPFKVRIAADALYPNDNTPSLNLGAEFSFLERFYVRGGYKDLAQKDNESGLTFGGGVRLFYGTQGEVLIDYAYQSMKYLSPPQYFSVILYF